One Oryza brachyantha chromosome 3, ObraRS2, whole genome shotgun sequence DNA segment encodes these proteins:
- the LOC102708420 gene encoding protein LNK1-like isoform X3, with product MPDWRVGEFQGKLKDEFALSNNKEHENGVGTESISSKKLKHGVAIEKSPHVDISGVNGSAAQKCNSEQIHSANGTVPQDLNNHHIGNCKVESNAFPMNTISETRYPTDNWNSCQFTLSNGSPLLNNQSAPQTGHGYGDNDLTYIDWHGIDNFEDVDNLFRRCDSTYGQQQLQNTDELSWIPSSDAMYSSDVALQPGFESSYSDYGILDDLSAFNCTEDKSLPTADPSAAECDNQFDDTYLFNDQKAKDVYGEQGYQGDAMELLSSDQICSGHENLDMIGNQYSSENAMEQPEDQKFSTASERSCQFIPSGASFPEKLKVQQKMASSASGQLISDNLAEHPGHQTLTRRASYPCENYEIGKRALGKRGLGHSDVTVGTSMVVDGSFVSSISSDNSVEENSFRQLQDAVSQLDVKTKLCIRDGLYRLARSAQNRQVFPNTMNSNGDSHDIKDMQNPETSGKFVVDPESIETQTNPIDRSIALLLFHQPSEHGAVDDAASLKSHNDNHQAAAKNQRVMHASSVHSPRGQADPMDAKSRRNN from the exons ATGCCAGATTGGAGGGTGGGCGAG TTTCAAGGTAAGCTCAAGGATGAATTTGCTCTGAGCAATAACAAGGAACATGAAAATGGAGTCGGGACTGAGAGTATATCCAGCAAGAAGTTGAAGCATGGGGTTGCAATTGAAAAAAGCCCCCATGTTGACATCTCTGGAGTAAATGGTTCAGCTGCGCAGAAATGTAATTCAGAGCAAATCCATTCAGCCAATGGGACAGTACCCCAGGATCTCAATAATCATCACATAGGAAACTGCAAAGTTGAATCAAATGCTTTTCCTATGAATACTATATCTGAAACAAGATATCCAACAGACAATTGGAACAGTTGTCAGTTCACACTGAGCAATGGTTCACCTCTTCTCAATAATCAGAGTGCTCCACAAACTGGGCATGGCTATGGAGATAATGATCTAACCTACATTGATTGGCATGGTATTGATAATTTCGAGGATGTCGACAACTTATTCAG GAGGTGTGATTCCACGTATGGTCAGCAGCAACTGCAGAACACAGATGAACTGTCATGGATACCTTCTTCGGATGCCATGTACTCTTCTGATGTTGCTCTTCAGCCAGGGTTTGAATCCTCATATTCGGATTATGGTATCCTGGATGACCTCTCAGCATTTAATTGTACCGAAGATAAATCCCTGCCAACAGCTGATCCTTCAGCCGCTGAATGTGACAATCAATTTGATGACACTTATCTGTTCAATGATCAAAAAGCCAAAGATGTTTATGGCGAACAG GGTTACCAAGGGGATGCAATGGAATTGTTGTCCAGTGACCAGATATGCAGTGGACATGAAAACCTAGATATG ATTGGAAATCAATATTCATCAGAAAATGCCATGGAACAGCCTGAAGATCAGAAGTTTTCTACAGCTTCAG AAAGAAGTTGCCAGTTCATTCCATCCGGAGCTTCCTTTCCAGAGAAATTGAAGG TCCAGCAGAAAATGGCCAGTTCGGCATCAGGACAGCTTATTAGCGATAATTTGGCTGAACATCCTGGTCATCAAACATTGACAAGAAGAGCTTCATATCCTTGTGAGAATTATGAAATTGGAAAGAGAGCCTTAGGAAAGAGAGGTTTGGGTCATTCTGATGTTACAGTGGGCACCTCAATGGTAGTTGATGGATCCTTTGTATCGTCTATTTCTTCTGATAACTCAGTTGAAGAGAACAGTTTTCGGCAGCTTCAGGATGCAGTTAGTCAG TTGGACGTGAAAACAAAACTGTGCATTCGAGATGGGTTATATCGCCTGGCGAGAAGTGCACAAAATAGGCAAGTCTTCCCAAATACAATGAACAGCAATGGAGATAGCCATGATATTAAGGACATGCAAAATCCAGAGACTTCGGGAAA GTTTGTTGTTGATCCTGAGAGCATCGAGACACAGACAAATCCAATTGATCGGTCTATAGCTCTGTTGCTTTTCCATCAACCATCAGAGCATGGAGCTGTCGATGACGCGGCATCACTAAAGTCTCAT AATGATAACCACCAGGCCGCCGCTAAAAACCAGAGAGTGATGCATGCTTCATCTGTACATTCACCAAGGGGGCAGGCAGACCCCATGGATGCAAAATCTCGCAGAAATAACTGA
- the LOC102708420 gene encoding protein LNK1-like isoform X2 → MPDWRVGEFQGKLKDEFALSNNKEHENGVGTESISSKKLKHGVAIEKSPHVDISGVNGSAAQKCNSEQIHSANGTVPQDLNNHHIGNCKVESNAFPMNTISETRYPTDNWNSCQFTLSNGSPLLNNQSAPQTGHGYGDNDLTYIDWHGIDNFEDVDNLFRCDSTYGQQQLQNTDELSWIPSSDAMYSSDVALQPGFESSYSDYGILDDLSAFNCTEDKSLPTADPSAAECDNQFDDTYLFNDQKAKDVYGEQGYQGDAMELLSSDQICSGHENLDMIGNQYSSENAMEQPEDQKFSTASGSQLSSSHNLLKQKNHLDSTSPSNITSESYPERSCQFIPSGASFPEKLKVQQKMASSASGQLISDNLAEHPGHQTLTRRASYPCENYEIGKRALGKRGLGHSDVTVGTSMVVDGSFVSSISSDNSVEENSFRQLQDAVSQLDVKTKLCIRDGLYRLARSAQNRQVFPNTMNSNGDSHDIKDMQNPETSGKFVVDPESIETQTNPIDRSIALLLFHQPSEHGAVDDAASLKSHNDNHQAAAKNQRVMHASSVHSPRGQADPMDAKSRRNN, encoded by the exons ATGCCAGATTGGAGGGTGGGCGAG TTTCAAGGTAAGCTCAAGGATGAATTTGCTCTGAGCAATAACAAGGAACATGAAAATGGAGTCGGGACTGAGAGTATATCCAGCAAGAAGTTGAAGCATGGGGTTGCAATTGAAAAAAGCCCCCATGTTGACATCTCTGGAGTAAATGGTTCAGCTGCGCAGAAATGTAATTCAGAGCAAATCCATTCAGCCAATGGGACAGTACCCCAGGATCTCAATAATCATCACATAGGAAACTGCAAAGTTGAATCAAATGCTTTTCCTATGAATACTATATCTGAAACAAGATATCCAACAGACAATTGGAACAGTTGTCAGTTCACACTGAGCAATGGTTCACCTCTTCTCAATAATCAGAGTGCTCCACAAACTGGGCATGGCTATGGAGATAATGATCTAACCTACATTGATTGGCATGGTATTGATAATTTCGAGGATGTCGACAACTTATTCAG GTGTGATTCCACGTATGGTCAGCAGCAACTGCAGAACACAGATGAACTGTCATGGATACCTTCTTCGGATGCCATGTACTCTTCTGATGTTGCTCTTCAGCCAGGGTTTGAATCCTCATATTCGGATTATGGTATCCTGGATGACCTCTCAGCATTTAATTGTACCGAAGATAAATCCCTGCCAACAGCTGATCCTTCAGCCGCTGAATGTGACAATCAATTTGATGACACTTATCTGTTCAATGATCAAAAAGCCAAAGATGTTTATGGCGAACAG GGTTACCAAGGGGATGCAATGGAATTGTTGTCCAGTGACCAGATATGCAGTGGACATGAAAACCTAGATATG ATTGGAAATCAATATTCATCAGAAAATGCCATGGAACAGCCTGAAGATCAGAAGTTTTCTACAGCTTCAGGTTCTCAACTAAGCTCTTCTCATAATTTATTGAAGCAAAAGAACCACTTGGATTCAACTTCACCAAGTAACATAACTTCCGAGTCCTATCCAGAAAGAAGTTGCCAGTTCATTCCATCCGGAGCTTCCTTTCCAGAGAAATTGAAGG TCCAGCAGAAAATGGCCAGTTCGGCATCAGGACAGCTTATTAGCGATAATTTGGCTGAACATCCTGGTCATCAAACATTGACAAGAAGAGCTTCATATCCTTGTGAGAATTATGAAATTGGAAAGAGAGCCTTAGGAAAGAGAGGTTTGGGTCATTCTGATGTTACAGTGGGCACCTCAATGGTAGTTGATGGATCCTTTGTATCGTCTATTTCTTCTGATAACTCAGTTGAAGAGAACAGTTTTCGGCAGCTTCAGGATGCAGTTAGTCAG TTGGACGTGAAAACAAAACTGTGCATTCGAGATGGGTTATATCGCCTGGCGAGAAGTGCACAAAATAGGCAAGTCTTCCCAAATACAATGAACAGCAATGGAGATAGCCATGATATTAAGGACATGCAAAATCCAGAGACTTCGGGAAA GTTTGTTGTTGATCCTGAGAGCATCGAGACACAGACAAATCCAATTGATCGGTCTATAGCTCTGTTGCTTTTCCATCAACCATCAGAGCATGGAGCTGTCGATGACGCGGCATCACTAAAGTCTCAT AATGATAACCACCAGGCCGCCGCTAAAAACCAGAGAGTGATGCATGCTTCATCTGTACATTCACCAAGGGGGCAGGCAGACCCCATGGATGCAAAATCTCGCAGAAATAACTGA
- the LOC102708420 gene encoding protein LNK1-like isoform X1, translating into MPDWRVGEFQGKLKDEFALSNNKEHENGVGTESISSKKLKHGVAIEKSPHVDISGVNGSAAQKCNSEQIHSANGTVPQDLNNHHIGNCKVESNAFPMNTISETRYPTDNWNSCQFTLSNGSPLLNNQSAPQTGHGYGDNDLTYIDWHGIDNFEDVDNLFRRCDSTYGQQQLQNTDELSWIPSSDAMYSSDVALQPGFESSYSDYGILDDLSAFNCTEDKSLPTADPSAAECDNQFDDTYLFNDQKAKDVYGEQGYQGDAMELLSSDQICSGHENLDMIGNQYSSENAMEQPEDQKFSTASGSQLSSSHNLLKQKNHLDSTSPSNITSESYPERSCQFIPSGASFPEKLKVQQKMASSASGQLISDNLAEHPGHQTLTRRASYPCENYEIGKRALGKRGLGHSDVTVGTSMVVDGSFVSSISSDNSVEENSFRQLQDAVSQLDVKTKLCIRDGLYRLARSAQNRQVFPNTMNSNGDSHDIKDMQNPETSGKFVVDPESIETQTNPIDRSIALLLFHQPSEHGAVDDAASLKSHNDNHQAAAKNQRVMHASSVHSPRGQADPMDAKSRRNN; encoded by the exons ATGCCAGATTGGAGGGTGGGCGAG TTTCAAGGTAAGCTCAAGGATGAATTTGCTCTGAGCAATAACAAGGAACATGAAAATGGAGTCGGGACTGAGAGTATATCCAGCAAGAAGTTGAAGCATGGGGTTGCAATTGAAAAAAGCCCCCATGTTGACATCTCTGGAGTAAATGGTTCAGCTGCGCAGAAATGTAATTCAGAGCAAATCCATTCAGCCAATGGGACAGTACCCCAGGATCTCAATAATCATCACATAGGAAACTGCAAAGTTGAATCAAATGCTTTTCCTATGAATACTATATCTGAAACAAGATATCCAACAGACAATTGGAACAGTTGTCAGTTCACACTGAGCAATGGTTCACCTCTTCTCAATAATCAGAGTGCTCCACAAACTGGGCATGGCTATGGAGATAATGATCTAACCTACATTGATTGGCATGGTATTGATAATTTCGAGGATGTCGACAACTTATTCAG GAGGTGTGATTCCACGTATGGTCAGCAGCAACTGCAGAACACAGATGAACTGTCATGGATACCTTCTTCGGATGCCATGTACTCTTCTGATGTTGCTCTTCAGCCAGGGTTTGAATCCTCATATTCGGATTATGGTATCCTGGATGACCTCTCAGCATTTAATTGTACCGAAGATAAATCCCTGCCAACAGCTGATCCTTCAGCCGCTGAATGTGACAATCAATTTGATGACACTTATCTGTTCAATGATCAAAAAGCCAAAGATGTTTATGGCGAACAG GGTTACCAAGGGGATGCAATGGAATTGTTGTCCAGTGACCAGATATGCAGTGGACATGAAAACCTAGATATG ATTGGAAATCAATATTCATCAGAAAATGCCATGGAACAGCCTGAAGATCAGAAGTTTTCTACAGCTTCAGGTTCTCAACTAAGCTCTTCTCATAATTTATTGAAGCAAAAGAACCACTTGGATTCAACTTCACCAAGTAACATAACTTCCGAGTCCTATCCAGAAAGAAGTTGCCAGTTCATTCCATCCGGAGCTTCCTTTCCAGAGAAATTGAAGG TCCAGCAGAAAATGGCCAGTTCGGCATCAGGACAGCTTATTAGCGATAATTTGGCTGAACATCCTGGTCATCAAACATTGACAAGAAGAGCTTCATATCCTTGTGAGAATTATGAAATTGGAAAGAGAGCCTTAGGAAAGAGAGGTTTGGGTCATTCTGATGTTACAGTGGGCACCTCAATGGTAGTTGATGGATCCTTTGTATCGTCTATTTCTTCTGATAACTCAGTTGAAGAGAACAGTTTTCGGCAGCTTCAGGATGCAGTTAGTCAG TTGGACGTGAAAACAAAACTGTGCATTCGAGATGGGTTATATCGCCTGGCGAGAAGTGCACAAAATAGGCAAGTCTTCCCAAATACAATGAACAGCAATGGAGATAGCCATGATATTAAGGACATGCAAAATCCAGAGACTTCGGGAAA GTTTGTTGTTGATCCTGAGAGCATCGAGACACAGACAAATCCAATTGATCGGTCTATAGCTCTGTTGCTTTTCCATCAACCATCAGAGCATGGAGCTGTCGATGACGCGGCATCACTAAAGTCTCAT AATGATAACCACCAGGCCGCCGCTAAAAACCAGAGAGTGATGCATGCTTCATCTGTACATTCACCAAGGGGGCAGGCAGACCCCATGGATGCAAAATCTCGCAGAAATAACTGA